One genomic segment of Syntrophales bacterium includes these proteins:
- the waaF gene encoding lipopolysaccharide heptosyltransferase II — MKTIIKSLYLWTRYGCLKIFSLLLPGSPDPISLQKIHKILFIRTDRIGDMVLSTPAFAALKKALPQAELTVLASPANAAILQHNPTVDSVQIYDRHWGILKKIRFLKQLRIRRFDLAIDPGADYEMHTAWLAFLSGAAHRLGYAAYGREVLFNVPPPKSIPGGHFVDIMLALLSAIGIPAAERKPKIYISAAEQRWAITWLEEKGLGGRKIIGIHPGAHYPTQRWPAEYYAELIKLIRREPSAAIIVFGSPADRPIIKEILSDSTEEVVVAIQDDLRKLSALLACCRMVVCNNSGPLHIAVALGIPTISFIGPTIRDLWMPIGEGHRVLRRNELSCIGCNLGYCKIKTHDCMRLIKPEEVIRFIREMIS; from the coding sequence GTGAAAACAATTATTAAATCCCTTTACTTGTGGACACGATACGGCTGTCTGAAGATTTTCAGCCTCTTGCTTCCCGGAAGTCCTGACCCCATCAGCCTGCAAAAAATCCATAAGATATTATTTATCCGGACGGATCGGATCGGCGATATGGTTCTTTCCACCCCGGCCTTCGCGGCGCTCAAAAAGGCGCTGCCGCAGGCGGAATTGACGGTGCTGGCCAGTCCGGCCAATGCCGCGATTCTCCAACACAATCCCACGGTGGACTCGGTGCAAATCTATGATCGCCATTGGGGAATTTTGAAAAAGATCAGGTTCTTGAAGCAATTACGGATACGGCGTTTTGACTTGGCAATCGACCCCGGCGCCGACTATGAAATGCATACGGCCTGGCTTGCCTTTCTGAGCGGTGCGGCCCACCGGCTTGGGTATGCTGCCTATGGCCGTGAGGTTCTCTTCAACGTCCCGCCACCGAAGAGCATTCCTGGCGGACATTTTGTTGACATTATGCTCGCCCTGCTTAGTGCAATCGGCATCCCCGCCGCCGAGAGAAAGCCAAAAATTTATATTTCAGCCGCTGAACAGCGCTGGGCAATAACATGGCTGGAAGAAAAGGGGCTGGGCGGCCGGAAGATCATCGGCATCCACCCAGGCGCCCACTACCCGACCCAGCGGTGGCCCGCAGAGTATTACGCTGAACTGATCAAGCTGATTCGTCGGGAACCCTCCGCCGCAATCATCGTGTTCGGCAGCCCTGCCGATCGCCCCATCATTAAGGAAATCCTATCGGATAGCACGGAGGAGGTAGTTGTAGCAATTCAGGATGATTTGAGAAAATTGTCGGCGCTGCTTGCGTGCTGCCGAATGGTTGTCTGCAACAACTCCGGCCCTCTGCATATAGCCGTGGCGCTCGGCATCCCGACTATCTCCTTTATTGGGCCGACGATCCGTGACCTCTGGATGCCGATCGGCGAGGGCCACCGCGTATTGCGCCGGAACGAGCTTTCCTGCATCGGCTGCAATCTGGGATATTGTAAAATAAAAACGCACGACTGCATGCGCTTGATTAAGCCAGAGGAGGTCATCAGGTTCATCCGGGAGATGATATCTTGA
- a CDS encoding glycosyltransferase family 4 protein, whose protein sequence is MTTKPRNILYLSTFGNLRWGGQRSLFQLVTRLERRKYCPYVLLPTDEDFAAALRQREIPALILDLPRIKGLALLSPLGALSALAKVIEEHDIRLIHTDGPRNTLYAGLVARWKSIPLVFHVRSSDRERYDPLLYALATRVILVADALRGRFAAIRHPRKLVTIYNGVDLNDFSISGRASQIRPKYNIAPEELVITCIGRIEPMKGQRYLIEACARLASGNPALRVLCVGESIDQDYWRSCQKMAQQLGISDLIIFTGHEKNVPQLLCETDIFVLPSSFGEAFSRAIIEAMAMGKAIIATDVGGAAEAIEDGVSGFIVPPGDAAKLSERLLILARDPTLRRRFGKAARERVESRFSIEANICKTQRLYEEILAWK, encoded by the coding sequence ATGACGACAAAACCCCGAAACATCCTCTACCTGTCCACCTTCGGCAACCTCCGGTGGGGAGGCCAGCGGAGTCTCTTCCAACTCGTCACCAGGTTGGAGCGTCGCAAGTACTGTCCCTATGTCCTTTTGCCCACCGATGAGGATTTTGCCGCGGCGCTGCGGCAAAGGGAAATACCGGCTCTTATTCTGGATCTGCCCCGGATTAAAGGTCTGGCTTTGTTATCCCCGCTGGGGGCGTTGTCCGCTCTGGCCAAGGTCATTGAAGAGCACGATATCCGGCTGATTCACACCGATGGGCCCCGCAATACGCTCTATGCCGGCCTCGTCGCCCGCTGGAAAAGTATCCCGCTGGTTTTTCATGTTCGTTCTTCGGATCGGGAGCGTTACGATCCGCTCCTCTATGCCCTGGCAACCCGGGTGATTCTTGTGGCGGATGCCCTTCGGGGGCGCTTCGCCGCTATCCGGCATCCCCGCAAGCTTGTGACCATCTACAACGGCGTAGATCTGAACGATTTTTCCATTAGCGGGCGAGCATCTCAAATCAGGCCGAAGTACAATATCGCTCCGGAAGAGTTGGTGATCACCTGCATCGGGCGCATCGAGCCGATGAAAGGCCAGCGATATCTGATCGAGGCGTGTGCCCGGCTTGCCTCGGGAAATCCCGCCCTTCGGGTTCTGTGCGTTGGGGAAAGCATTGATCAGGATTATTGGAGAAGCTGTCAGAAAATGGCGCAACAATTGGGAATATCTGATTTAATCATATTTACCGGCCATGAAAAAAATGTCCCGCAGCTTCTGTGCGAGACGGACATTTTTGTTTTACCTTCCTCCTTTGGCGAGGCGTTTTCGCGGGCGATCATCGAGGCGATGGCGATGGGAAAGGCGATTATCGCCACCGATGTCGGCGGCGCGGCGGAGGCGATCGAAGACGGCGTTTCCGGATTCATCGTGCCGCCCGGCGACGCCGCGAAACTATCCGAGCGCCTGCTGATTCTTGCCCGGGATCCAACCCTGCGGCGGCGCTTCGGAAAAGCGGCCAGAGAGCGTGTCGAGAGCCGCTTTTCCATCGAGGCGAATATATGCAAAACCCAGCGGCTTTACGAGGAGATACTGGCCTGGAAATAG
- a CDS encoding glycosyltransferase, translating to MKVGGLERVLAAIVLSLDKAKYDVQVWCLARGGQIAAELSAQGVPVRILSMQSYYNPIAILRLACLMKREKFDLVHTHGYFASTFGRLAAILASIPVIITHVHSTYYDYSKRNIWIERFLSRWTDRIICISRAVEEFVTLTEGIHQDKTALIYNGVALPGHPACGREKMRNSFNIYAEAVVIIIVASLTENKGHGLLMAALAPLTQRFPALRLIIVGDGPLREPLSKESRRLGIEKAVIFTGIRTDISALLNMADIFVLPSQLREGLGVALIEAMAAGLPVIGTAIGGIPELIQENENGLLVPPGSVEALTTSLEKLISDPAARKMMGQKGTQMYQERFTMSMMTRQIETLYDQLLIG from the coding sequence TTGAAGGTTGGGGGCCTGGAACGGGTACTGGCGGCGATCGTTTTATCCCTAGATAAAGCTAAGTACGATGTTCAGGTCTGGTGTCTGGCCCGGGGGGGACAAATTGCCGCGGAATTGAGTGCCCAAGGAGTGCCGGTCAGAATTCTAAGTATGCAAAGTTACTATAATCCAATTGCAATATTGAGGCTTGCCTGCCTCATGAAGCGGGAAAAATTCGACCTTGTCCACACCCACGGTTATTTTGCATCCACCTTCGGCCGGCTGGCGGCAATTTTGGCTTCCATTCCGGTCATTATCACCCATGTTCACAGTACCTATTACGATTATTCCAAACGGAATATCTGGATAGAGAGATTTCTTTCCCGCTGGACCGACCGGATTATCTGTATTTCTCGTGCGGTGGAGGAATTTGTCACTTTGACAGAGGGTATCCACCAAGACAAAACCGCGCTCATCTACAATGGCGTCGCTCTGCCCGGTCATCCTGCCTGTGGTCGTGAAAAGATGAGGAATTCCTTTAACATCTATGCAGAGGCAGTCGTCATCATCATTGTGGCGTCGCTGACTGAAAACAAGGGACACGGCCTGCTTATGGCGGCGTTGGCGCCACTTACCCAAAGGTTCCCGGCGTTGCGGCTGATCATCGTCGGTGATGGGCCGCTGCGGGAGCCACTTTCCAAAGAGTCCCGGCGGCTTGGGATCGAAAAGGCCGTCATCTTTACCGGTATCCGCACGGATATCTCAGCGCTTCTAAATATGGCAGATATCTTTGTTTTGCCGTCACAACTGCGTGAAGGGCTGGGCGTGGCCCTGATCGAGGCGATGGCGGCGGGACTGCCCGTTATCGGGACCGCTATCGGCGGCATCCCCGAATTGATTCAGGAAAACGAAAACGGTCTGCTCGTCCCGCCGGGAAGTGTCGAGGCGCTGACGACGTCGCTGGAAAAACTCATTTCCGATCCGGCAGCGAGAAAAATGATGGGGCAAAAAGGAACGCAGATGTACCAAGAGAGATTCACCATGTCGATGATGACGAGGCAAATCGAGACCCTCTACGATCAGTTGCTGATTGGTTAG